In Sphingobacteriaceae bacterium, a single genomic region encodes these proteins:
- a CDS encoding HAD family hydrolase yields MTLRNLNIDKSWTLFLDRDGVINKKLDNDYVKHWIEFEFLTGSLEALKNLNSFFQIIVVVTNQQGIGKGLYREEDLEIIHKNMIYEINYMGGRIDKVYHSPYLNELNHPTRKPSTGMGLAAQKDFPQIDFSKSIIVGDSITDMQFGKNLGMKTVFISDAESKNEFIDFHFPSLLAFSQAII; encoded by the coding sequence ATGACTTTAAGAAATTTAAATATTGATAAAAGCTGGACGCTCTTTTTAGATCGAGATGGAGTTATTAATAAAAAACTCGACAATGATTATGTTAAACATTGGATAGAGTTTGAGTTTTTAACCGGAAGCTTAGAGGCACTTAAAAATTTAAATTCCTTTTTTCAGATTATTGTGGTGGTAACCAATCAACAAGGCATTGGTAAAGGATTGTATAGAGAAGAAGATTTGGAAATCATTCATAAAAATATGATTTATGAAATTAATTATATGGGCGGAAGAATTGATAAAGTGTATCATTCGCCCTATTTAAATGAATTAAATCACCCTACCAGAAAACCTTCCACTGGTATGGGATTGGCGGCACAAAAAGATTTTCCGCAGATCGATTTTAGTAAAAGTATTATAGTTGGGGATAGCATAACGGATATGCAATTCGGTAAAAATTTGGGTATGAAAACTGTTTTTATTTCAGATGCCGAAAGTAAAAATGAGTTCATTGATTTTCATTTCCCTTCCTTATTAGCATTTAGCCAAGCCATCATTTGA
- a CDS encoding glycosyltransferase has translation MKISIITICFNAAETIEKTILSVINQNYKQLEYIIIDGGSTDSTMDIVNKHKSKIQKIISEKDKGLYDALNKGLNLASGDVIAFLHADDVYANNEVLEKYANVFSVTHADAVYADLVYISQEKPDKIVRKWISGKYKPGAFMNGWMPPHPTLFIRKRVFEKYGNFNSSFTSSGDYELMLRFIHKFKINLAYLNELTVSMRVGGKSNKSLKNRLIANKEDRLAWRINDLKPRPYTRYLKPFRKLLQFRKSNMSK, from the coding sequence TTGAAAATTTCTATCATAACCATTTGCTTTAATGCTGCTGAAACGATTGAGAAAACAATCCTATCTGTAATTAATCAAAATTATAAACAACTTGAATATATTATAATTGATGGTGGCTCAACGGATAGTACAATGGACATTGTAAATAAACACAAATCTAAAATTCAAAAAATAATTTCAGAAAAGGATAAAGGTTTGTATGATGCATTAAATAAGGGATTGAATTTAGCAAGCGGCGATGTTATTGCTTTTTTGCATGCCGATGATGTGTATGCGAATAATGAGGTACTTGAAAAATACGCCAATGTTTTTTCAGTTACCCATGCTGATGCTGTTTATGCTGATTTAGTATATATATCGCAGGAAAAACCTGATAAAATTGTGAGAAAATGGATAAGTGGAAAATATAAACCCGGCGCATTTATGAATGGTTGGATGCCTCCTCATCCAACACTTTTTATCCGAAAAAGAGTATTTGAGAAATACGGAAATTTTAATAGCAGTTTTACTTCTTCGGGCGATTATGAATTGATGTTGAGGTTCATTCATAAATTCAAAATCAATTTAGCCTATTTAAACGAATTAACGGTGAGCATGCGGGTTGGCGGAAAAAGTAATAAGAGTTTAAAAAACAGATTGATAGCGAATAAAGAAGATAGACTCGCCTGGAGAATAAATGATTTAAAACCCAGGCCTTACACTAGATATCTGAAACCTTTCAGAAAATTGCTCCAATTTCGCAAATCCAACATGTCAAAATAG
- a CDS encoding gliding motility-associated C-terminal domain-containing protein, with product MKINYLHNAKVSFGSKFVAILFLLFTFQLKSQVVITNTVTWTTGWCNICGPQTGNYACAQGSGSGNWNNGIRTFATAIPPGNVVTGVCVTVNKVDCGLTNLCVNINGVLIGCQNVPPGTNCSCGACWPMTFCQAFPCPTGLPNFNLNGNNQIQLVNTGNLCVNNAVITLTYMTCCPTPTILATANPASVCPGKSSTLTASGAGIGGTYTWQPGGLVGQNVVVTPGATTIYTVTGTTSLNCSSTRTVQVTVNPLPVLTPNSNSPICAGKTLSLTTNAMSSYTWSGPGGWSSNLQNPTRNPVVAGAYTLIATSALGCTNTAIVNVIVTPNPTPTATNNGPLCPGAFLLLTGGGGGTYNWTGPNGYTSPGQSPFIANAQPSVAGVYSLMVTVNGCTNVTTTSVVINPAPTPIANSNSPVCLNKPLNLIGLGGVTYTWTGPNGYTSTQQNPVIASAQFSNAGVYTLAVTNGSGCVGTTTINVIVNPLPTPIVNNPLVCLGQPINLTASGGTAYAWSGPLGYNSNVQNPVIPNAQLNMSGGYSVVVTSAAGCTAQAVANVTVITLPQPTLTTNSPVCQGGVLNLIGSGGTTYTWTGPNGFASNLQTPFIANVPLAASGIYSLMVTVGTCTNIVTASVTINPLPTPTAQSNSPVCLNQPINLTGSGGTTYTWTGPGGYLSNQQNPVIASAQFSNAGTYTLTVTNANNCVNNTTVNVIVNPLPVPIVNNPLVCLNQPINLTASGGTAYAWSGPLGYTSNQQNPTILNAQLNMSGGYSVIVTSAQGCTAQAVANVTVITLPQPIIQSSSPNCVGSTLTFTGSGGATYNWSGPNGFASALQNPSIPNVQLNANGIYTLIVTAGTCSNVTTASVMINPLPTPTAQSNSPVCVLQSINLTGSGGTTYTWSGPGGYTSNQQNPVIAVAQGSNAGVYTLTVTNANGCVNFTTTNVVVNPLPVPVVSNLTVCLNQPINLTASGGTAYAWSGPLGYTSNQQNPTILNAQLNMSGGYTMVATSAQGCTASAVAQVTVLPLPQATITSNSPVCFGSTLSFTGSGGATYNWSGPNGFASLLQNPSIPNVPLAASGIYSLIVSVGTCTNATTASVTVNALPTPTAQSNSPVCLLQPINFTGLGGVTYTWSGPGLNTIQQNPTIAVAQNTNAGNYTLTVTDANGCVNNVVTNVVINPLPVIVVNNPTTCVNTNINLTSSGGVGYSWSGPLGFTSILQNPSIPLAQVNMSGAYTVTVTTVNGCTAQSVANVSVIALPQPTANSNGPKCVGQNLQLLGSGGMTFSWVGPNGFFSATQNPVITNVQLAAGGVYTLVSTANTCTNSTTVNVVINPLPTPNIISNSPVCLNQPLTLSGSGGTTYTWTGPAGYLDITQNPTIAVVQNNNAGTYTLTVTDNNNCTNTITSVVVVNPLPAVSANGAAACLSTPINLTSFGAALYSWSGPSGFTSNQQNPVIPIANMSHSGQYTVIGTSAQGCTAQAVANVTVIALPVASISAADPCIGGNLILIGNGGTSYNWTGPNGFTSSFSNPVINNVTLAESGIYNLTVTVGPCSGSTSHSVTVHPLPIPILTSNSPICLKEMITMSGSAGNAYTWSGPNNYNGSGTTINLLNASFSHVGTYTATATDIFGCVNTETISIAVNPLPVVGTKGSTLCATKTVSLEVGGGLTYNWSGPLGFSSTSSSIQIPNATPDMSGTYTVIVTDGNSCNNTGVAHVSVMPSPAIDVTATSPICANHTIQLTAFAPTGNTYFWSGPNGFLTTQQNPKVIDVNQAAGGTYTVQVTDPIGCVGFTVIQVEVKRAPQINIASDKLNGCVPLCVNITPSNAGDLSNIIWEFGDGSVANGMSASTCYNKAGNYFVKATYTNKTGCKNVSDLAIQAYPIPVADFNYAPTKPTVNELIDFRDASSEANVVQWTWNFSHQYAKPAFSSQVGVIYENPGAYAVALMVVSDHGCKDTIVKQIVVEEDFAIYVPDAFTPNGDGVNDVFQPKGVGITNYEMNIFDRWGERIFTTNDMEIGWDGTFPRRTDQEIKQDVYVWHIKLMSVRGKAKELSGKVTLIK from the coding sequence ATGAAAATTAATTATTTGCACAACGCAAAAGTATCTTTCGGTAGCAAATTTGTAGCGATTTTATTTTTGCTTTTCACTTTTCAATTAAAATCACAAGTAGTTATTACTAATACTGTTACTTGGACTACAGGTTGGTGTAATATTTGCGGCCCTCAAACCGGAAATTATGCTTGTGCACAAGGTTCCGGTTCTGGAAATTGGAACAATGGAATTAGAACATTTGCCACTGCAATTCCTCCGGGAAATGTGGTTACAGGCGTTTGTGTTACTGTGAATAAAGTGGATTGCGGTCTTACCAATCTTTGTGTGAACATCAATGGTGTATTGATCGGATGTCAAAACGTACCTCCCGGAACCAATTGTAGTTGCGGTGCTTGCTGGCCAATGACTTTTTGCCAAGCATTTCCTTGTCCAACCGGTCTCCCTAATTTTAATTTAAACGGAAATAATCAAATTCAATTAGTGAATACCGGTAACCTTTGTGTGAACAATGCAGTTATCACTTTAACATACATGACTTGTTGCCCAACGCCAACTATTTTAGCAACTGCCAATCCGGCATCAGTTTGTCCGGGTAAAAGTAGTACGCTAACCGCTAGTGGTGCCGGAATTGGTGGAACATACACATGGCAACCTGGTGGATTAGTTGGTCAAAACGTAGTGGTTACTCCCGGCGCTACTACAATTTATACAGTAACAGGTACAACCAGTTTAAATTGCTCTAGTACTCGCACTGTTCAGGTTACAGTAAATCCTTTACCTGTATTAACACCTAATAGTAATAGTCCAATTTGTGCCGGTAAAACCTTAAGTCTCACAACCAATGCCATGAGTTCATATACCTGGTCGGGACCAGGCGGTTGGTCTTCTAACTTACAGAACCCAACACGTAATCCTGTCGTCGCAGGAGCATATACTCTTATTGCTACTTCAGCTCTTGGCTGTACCAATACAGCCATTGTAAATGTAATTGTCACACCTAACCCTACACCAACAGCAACCAATAACGGTCCGCTGTGTCCCGGTGCATTTTTGCTATTAACAGGCGGTGGTGGTGGTACCTATAATTGGACCGGGCCTAATGGATATACAAGTCCCGGACAATCTCCGTTTATAGCCAATGCTCAGCCTTCGGTAGCGGGAGTATATTCCTTGATGGTTACCGTTAATGGTTGTACTAATGTTACAACTACCTCGGTGGTAATTAATCCTGCTCCTACCCCTATAGCCAATAGTAATAGCCCTGTTTGTTTAAATAAGCCATTAAATTTAATAGGCCTTGGCGGGGTTACTTACACATGGACAGGACCAAACGGATATACCTCTACCCAACAAAATCCGGTAATTGCCTCGGCGCAATTCAGTAATGCCGGGGTATATACCTTAGCGGTAACTAATGGAAGCGGATGCGTAGGGACCACCACAATTAATGTTATTGTAAATCCATTACCCACACCAATTGTAAACAACCCGTTGGTTTGTTTAGGTCAACCCATTAATTTAACCGCAAGCGGAGGAACGGCATATGCCTGGAGCGGACCGTTAGGATATAATTCAAATGTACAGAACCCGGTAATTCCAAACGCTCAGTTAAATATGAGTGGTGGATATTCTGTAGTTGTAACCAGCGCGGCAGGTTGTACTGCTCAAGCGGTTGCCAACGTAACGGTCATCACCTTACCACAACCAACACTTACTACAAATTCTCCGGTTTGTCAGGGAGGTGTTTTAAACTTAATTGGAAGTGGAGGAACAACTTATACTTGGACCGGACCTAATGGATTTGCGAGCAACTTGCAAACACCATTCATTGCCAATGTTCCATTAGCAGCAAGTGGTATTTATTCTTTAATGGTAACGGTAGGAACCTGTACCAACATAGTAACAGCTTCAGTAACGATAAATCCATTACCAACGCCAACGGCGCAGTCTAATAGTCCTGTATGTTTAAATCAACCCATTAATTTAACAGGCAGCGGAGGAACGACGTATACTTGGACAGGTCCCGGAGGATATTTGAGTAACCAACAAAATCCGGTAATTGCTTCGGCACAGTTTAGTAATGCGGGCACTTATACATTAACAGTAACCAATGCTAATAACTGTGTAAACAATACCACGGTAAATGTGATCGTAAATCCATTACCTGTACCCATTGTAAACAACCCATTAGTTTGCTTAAATCAACCTATTAACTTAACGGCAAGCGGGGGCACAGCTTATGCCTGGAGCGGACCGTTAGGATATACATCCAATCAACAAAACCCAACCATATTAAACGCACAGTTAAACATGAGCGGGGGATATTCGGTAATTGTAACCAGCGCGCAAGGTTGTACCGCTCAAGCGGTAGCCAACGTAACAGTCATTACTTTACCGCAACCGATTATCCAAAGCAGCAGTCCGAATTGTGTGGGATCTACCTTAACCTTTACCGGAAGCGGTGGAGCTACCTACAACTGGAGTGGACCAAATGGTTTTGCCAGCGCCTTACAAAATCCTAGCATTCCTAACGTGCAGTTAAATGCAAATGGCATATACACTTTAATAGTAACTGCAGGAACTTGTTCAAATGTAACAACAGCCTCAGTAATGATAAATCCATTACCAACACCTACAGCACAGTCAAATAGTCCGGTATGTGTGTTGCAGTCGATCAACTTAACAGGCAGTGGAGGAACGACTTATACTTGGAGTGGTCCGGGAGGATATACTTCTAACCAACAAAACCCGGTGATTGCAGTAGCACAAGGCTCTAATGCAGGTGTGTATACGTTAACGGTAACCAATGCAAATGGATGTGTTAATTTTACAACAACAAACGTTGTAGTGAATCCACTTCCGGTTCCGGTGGTGAGTAACTTAACGGTATGCTTAAATCAACCTATTAACTTAACGGCCAGCGGGGGCACGGCCTATGCCTGGAGCGGACCGTTAGGGTATACATCCAATCAACAAAATCCAACCATATTAAATGCGCAATTGAACATGAGTGGAGGTTATACAATGGTAGCAACTAGCGCACAAGGCTGTACAGCCTCGGCGGTAGCCCAGGTAACAGTATTACCATTACCACAGGCTACTATAACCAGTAACAGTCCGGTATGTTTTGGATCTACCTTATCCTTCACAGGAAGTGGAGGAGCTACGTACAACTGGAGTGGACCAAATGGATTTGCCAGTTTATTACAAAACCCAAGCATACCTAATGTGCCTCTAGCGGCAAGCGGAATTTATTCATTAATTGTATCAGTGGGAACTTGTACGAATGCCACTACGGCATCGGTAACAGTAAATGCCTTACCAACACCAACGGCTCAATCTAATAGTCCGGTGTGTTTATTACAGCCAATTAATTTTACGGGACTTGGCGGAGTAACTTACACTTGGAGTGGACCTGGTTTAAACACCATTCAACAGAATCCGACCATTGCAGTAGCACAAAACACCAATGCAGGTAATTATACTTTAACTGTAACAGATGCCAACGGCTGTGTGAATAATGTAGTGACCAATGTGGTAATAAATCCATTACCTGTGATTGTGGTTAATAACCCAACAACCTGCGTAAACACAAACATTAACTTGACATCAAGTGGCGGAGTGGGTTATTCCTGGAGTGGGCCTTTAGGCTTTACATCCATACTTCAAAACCCGAGTATTCCTTTAGCACAGGTAAATATGTCAGGAGCATATACGGTAACAGTTACCACGGTAAATGGTTGTACGGCCCAATCGGTTGCAAACGTATCAGTTATTGCCTTGCCTCAACCAACGGCAAATAGCAACGGGCCAAAGTGCGTTGGGCAGAACTTACAATTATTGGGCAGCGGTGGAATGACATTTAGCTGGGTAGGACCAAACGGTTTTTTCAGTGCAACTCAAAATCCTGTAATTACTAATGTACAATTAGCAGCCGGGGGAGTTTATACTTTAGTTTCTACTGCCAATACTTGTACAAATTCTACTACGGTAAATGTGGTTATCAATCCATTGCCAACACCAAATATCATCAGCAACAGTCCGGTATGTTTGAATCAGCCATTAACTTTGAGTGGTAGTGGTGGAACAACTTACACTTGGACAGGTCCAGCAGGATATTTAGACATTACCCAAAACCCAACCATAGCCGTAGTTCAGAACAATAATGCCGGTACATATACCCTAACCGTTACAGATAATAATAATTGTACTAATACAATAACCAGTGTAGTGGTTGTAAATCCATTACCTGCAGTATCCGCCAATGGAGCGGCGGCCTGTTTAAGTACACCAATTAATTTAACTTCGTTTGGAGCGGCGCTTTATAGCTGGAGTGGTCCAAGTGGATTTACTTCTAACCAGCAAAACCCGGTGATTCCAATTGCTAACATGTCTCACAGCGGTCAGTACACGGTTATAGGCACCAGCGCCCAAGGTTGTACGGCACAGGCGGTGGCCAATGTAACAGTAATTGCATTACCGGTTGCCAGTATCAGCGCAGCGGACCCTTGTATTGGAGGAAATTTGATATTGATAGGTAACGGAGGAACAAGCTATAACTGGACGGGACCAAATGGCTTCACCAGTTCGTTCTCAAATCCAGTGATCAATAATGTTACTTTAGCAGAAAGCGGAATTTACAATCTAACGGTTACTGTTGGTCCTTGCAGCGGCTCAACCAGTCATTCTGTTACGGTACATCCGTTACCTATACCGATATTAACCAGCAACAGTCCGATTTGTTTAAAGGAGATGATTACCATGTCAGGTTCGGCGGGGAATGCATACACCTGGTCGGGACCTAACAATTACAACGGTTCAGGCACTACCATTAACTTATTAAATGCATCATTCTCGCATGTGGGAACCTATACCGCAACGGCTACCGATATATTTGGATGTGTGAATACAGAAACCATATCCATTGCGGTAAATCCGTTACCTGTTGTTGGTACTAAAGGTTCAACGCTTTGCGCAACAAAAACAGTTTCATTAGAAGTAGGAGGAGGATTAACTTATAATTGGAGTGGACCATTAGGATTTAGTTCTACCAGTTCAAGCATACAAATCCCAAATGCAACACCGGATATGAGCGGAACGTATACTGTTATTGTAACGGATGGCAACAGTTGTAACAATACGGGAGTAGCCCATGTGAGTGTGATGCCCTCACCGGCCATTGATGTTACGGCAACTTCACCAATTTGTGCCAACCACACCATTCAGTTAACGGCCTTTGCTCCAACGGGGAACACTTACTTCTGGAGTGGGCCAAATGGCTTTTTAACCACGCAGCAAAATCCAAAAGTGATAGATGTAAATCAGGCAGCCGGAGGAACGTATACCGTTCAGGTAACTGATCCTATAGGTTGTGTTGGATTTACAGTGATACAAGTGGAAGTAAAACGTGCACCGCAAATTAATATCGCTAGCGATAAGCTCAATGGTTGTGTTCCTTTGTGTGTAAATATTACACCAAGTAATGCAGGAGATTTAAGTAATATTATCTGGGAGTTCGGAGATGGCAGTGTGGCTAACGGCATGAGTGCGTCAACCTGTTACAATAAAGCGGGTAATTACTTTGTTAAAGCAACCTACACAAATAAAACAGGATGTAAGAATGTAAGTGATTTAGCTATACAAGCCTATCCAATACCGGTAGCTGACTTTAATTATGCGCCTACCAAGCCAACAGTGAATGAACTTATCGATTTCAGAGATGCCAGTTCAGAGGCTAACGTGGTGCAGTGGACCTGGAACTTCTCGCATCAATATGCCAAGCCGGCCTTTAGTTCGCAAGTAGGTGTGATTTATGAAAATCCGGGAGCCTATGCTGTAG